One genomic region from Jiangella sp. DSM 45060 encodes:
- the pdxA gene encoding 4-hydroxythreonine-4-phosphate dehydrogenase PdxA has translation MKTPLVAVTMGDGAGVGPEVVVRALADPEVRSLCRPVVVGDLRRLRDAARITGVEVEVRAIGGPEDAAFEPGTIDVIDLGLLPDDLPYGVLSAVAGDAAYQYVKVASELAVAGRVQAICTAPLNKEALHAGGHPYPGHTELLAELCGVDEVSMMLSTPTVKVIHVTTHIGLVDAIERIDDALVERTIRRGDATLRDAGLARPRLGVCGINPHAGENGLFGRGEEAEKIVPAVERCRADGLDVHGPLPADTAFFLAGRGDYDLIVAMYHDQGHGPVKVLGLEAGVNISVGLPVIRTSVDHGTAFDIAGTGRADAGSMIEALRQAAALAPSP, from the coding sequence ATGAAGACACCCCTGGTCGCCGTCACCATGGGCGACGGCGCCGGCGTCGGCCCCGAGGTCGTCGTACGGGCGCTGGCCGACCCAGAGGTGCGGTCGCTGTGCCGGCCGGTGGTCGTCGGCGATCTCCGGCGGTTGCGCGACGCCGCCCGCATCACCGGGGTCGAGGTCGAGGTGCGGGCGATCGGCGGGCCGGAGGATGCCGCGTTCGAGCCGGGCACGATCGACGTCATCGATCTCGGGCTGCTGCCGGACGATCTTCCGTACGGCGTGCTGTCGGCGGTCGCGGGCGACGCGGCGTACCAGTACGTGAAGGTGGCCAGCGAGCTGGCCGTCGCCGGGCGCGTGCAGGCCATCTGCACGGCACCGCTCAACAAGGAGGCGCTGCACGCGGGCGGTCATCCGTACCCCGGACACACCGAGTTGCTGGCCGAGCTGTGTGGCGTCGACGAAGTGTCGATGATGCTGTCGACGCCCACGGTGAAGGTCATCCACGTCACCACCCACATCGGGCTGGTCGACGCCATCGAGCGCATCGACGACGCGCTGGTCGAGCGGACCATCCGGCGCGGCGACGCGACCCTGCGCGACGCCGGCCTGGCCAGGCCACGGCTCGGCGTGTGCGGCATCAACCCGCACGCCGGCGAGAACGGGTTGTTCGGCCGCGGCGAGGAGGCCGAGAAGATCGTCCCGGCGGTGGAACGGTGCCGTGCCGACGGCCTCGACGTGCACGGCCCGCTGCCCGCCGACACCGCGTTCTTCCTGGCCGGCCGCGGCGACTACGACCTCATCGTGGCGATGTACCACGACCAGGGGCACGGCCCGGTGAAGGTGCTCGGGCTCGAGGCGGGCGTGAACATCAGCGTCGGGCTGCCGGTCATCCGCACGTCCGTCGACCACGGCACGGCGTTCGACATCGCCGGCACCGGCCGCGCCGACGCCGGTAGCATGATCGAGGCTCTGCGCCAGGCGGCCGCGCTCGCGCCGAGCCCGTAG
- a CDS encoding four-carbon acid sugar kinase family protein, which yields MEETVVLLADDLTGAAEAAAAFAMRTPRIVSLDALRSLRASHTVGVVAVDTDSRYVSPELAAERCRAALALLPPGLVVKKIDSTLRGPLAAEVAALRELGGLLVVSPALPALGRTVVGGVVLVDGVPLDRSAAWAAEARPAPTSVAEALAPLPVVTVSLAAVRGGVDALATALRVAADRRQVAVCDAETDDDLDRIVVAALAAAAGDLPVRWAGSAGLAHALARAQVAADASPSGGSQGGVASVGGRPGSPPGGVASAAGRTGLPPGGVASAAGRTGSPPGVASAGEQTGLPPGRVASAAGRTGLPPGGVASVGEQTGSPPGVASAGEQTGLPGVAAGGGGQLGPLSAGPILFVVGTAAAAARAQLAALAEHVETVVELDPGELARLAGIADPPGIAGPAEPAGPAGPVGPAGPGGPAGPVGPVGPGGPAEPAGPVGPGGPAAPGGPAEPAGPVGPGGPAAPAGPAGLAEVAHDLAVRADGRTAVVHLADAAGAARSPMAVEALARVVAPAAREHPALVLTGGETARAVLVAIGAGELHVREAWDDGVVVSATPDGRIVVTKPGAFGGPHALVRIAERLSGTRHPHVEHSPHEEDT from the coding sequence ATGGAAGAAACAGTGGTGCTGCTCGCCGACGATCTGACCGGTGCGGCGGAAGCCGCCGCCGCCTTCGCCATGCGCACTCCGCGCATCGTCAGTCTCGACGCACTGCGCTCCCTGCGCGCATCGCACACAGTCGGCGTGGTCGCCGTCGACACCGACTCACGCTATGTCAGCCCGGAGCTGGCCGCCGAACGGTGCCGCGCGGCGCTCGCGCTGCTGCCGCCCGGCCTCGTGGTCAAGAAGATCGACTCGACGCTGCGCGGGCCGCTGGCGGCCGAGGTGGCGGCGCTGCGCGAGCTGGGCGGGCTGCTCGTGGTCTCGCCCGCGCTGCCCGCGCTGGGGCGCACGGTCGTCGGCGGCGTGGTCCTGGTCGACGGCGTGCCGCTCGACCGGTCCGCGGCATGGGCGGCCGAGGCGCGGCCGGCGCCCACGTCGGTGGCCGAGGCGCTGGCGCCGCTGCCGGTGGTGACGGTCTCGCTCGCCGCGGTGCGCGGCGGCGTGGACGCTCTGGCGACGGCGCTGCGCGTGGCGGCTGACCGCCGCCAGGTCGCGGTCTGCGACGCCGAGACCGACGACGACCTCGACCGTATCGTCGTGGCCGCGCTGGCGGCCGCCGCCGGTGACCTGCCGGTCCGATGGGCCGGATCGGCCGGTCTGGCGCATGCGCTGGCCCGCGCGCAGGTGGCGGCGGACGCCTCGCCGTCGGGCGGGTCGCAGGGTGGGGTGGCGTCGGTTGGTGGGCGGCCGGGTTCGCCACCGGGAGGGGTGGCGTCGGCTGCTGGACGGACGGGGTTGCCGCCGGGAGGGGTGGCGTCGGCTGCTGGACGGACGGGATCCCCACCGGGGGTGGCGTCGGCTGGTGAGCAGACGGGGTTGCCGCCGGGTCGGGTGGCGTCGGCTGCTGGACGGACGGGGTTGCCGCCGGGAGGGGTGGCGTCGGTTGGTGAGCAGACGGGATCCCCACCGGGGGTGGCGTCGGCTGGTGAGCAGACGGGGTTGCCGGGGGTGGCGGCCGGCGGGGGTGGCCAGCTCGGGCCGCTGTCGGCCGGGCCGATCCTGTTCGTCGTCGGCACGGCGGCAGCGGCGGCGCGCGCCCAGCTGGCGGCGCTGGCCGAGCACGTCGAGACCGTGGTCGAGCTCGATCCCGGCGAACTCGCCCGTCTCGCCGGCATCGCCGATCCGCCGGGCATCGCTGGTCCGGCCGAACCTGCTGGTCCTGCCGGGCCTGTTGGTCCTGCCGGGCCCGGTGGTCCGGCCGGGCCTGTTGGTCCCGTTGGGCCCGGTGGTCCGGCCGAGCCTGCTGGCCCCGTCGGGCCCGGTGGTCCTGCCGCGCCCGGTGGTCCGGCCGAGCCTGCTGGCCCCGTCGGGCCCGGTGGTCCTGCCGCGCCCGCTGGTCCCGCCGGCCTGGCCGAAGTCGCGCACGACCTCGCCGTCCGCGCCGACGGCCGCACGGCCGTCGTCCATCTTGCTGACGCCGCCGGGGCGGCACGGTCGCCGATGGCGGTGGAGGCGTTGGCGCGGGTGGTCGCGCCGGCCGCCCGTGAGCATCCGGCGCTCGTGCTCACCGGCGGCGAGACCGCGCGCGCCGTCCTCGTCGCCATCGGTGCCGGCGAGCTGCACGTCCGCGAAGCGTGGGACGACGGCGTCGTCGTCAGCGCCACGCCCGACGGCCGGATCGTCGTCACCAAACCCGGCGCGTTCGGCGGTCCGCACGCGCTCGTGCGCATCGCCGAGCGCCTCTCCGGCACCCGGCACCCGCACGTCGAGCACAGCCCGCACGAGGAGGACACATGA